One Ahaetulla prasina isolate Xishuangbanna chromosome 17, ASM2864084v1, whole genome shotgun sequence genomic window carries:
- the PELI3 gene encoding E3 ubiquitin-protein ligase pellino homolog 3 has product MVLEGSAEAVTSHSLTLRRTCAQNGRYYPSAGDSLLLTKKPVKYGELIVLGYNGSLANGDKGRHRSRLALYKRPKANGVKPDVIHHISTPLMSKALSDRGQHSISYTLSRSHSVIVEYTQDGETDMFQIGRSTESMIDFVVTDTTPGTNSSVDGQTAQSTISRFACRVICERNPPYTARIYAAGFDASRNIFLGERAAKWRTPDGLMDGLTTNGVLVMHPNGGFSEDSTPGVWREISVCGNVYALRDSRSAQQRGKLVEMESNILEDGSLIDLCGATLLWRTSEGLLRTPTLQQLELLRQEVNAARPQCPVGFSTLAFPSLAQRGVVEKQQPWVYINCGHVHGFHNWGFRKEKGGLERECPMCRRLGPYVPLWLGCEAGLYLDAGRPTHAFCPCGHVCSAKTVQYWSQIPLPHGTHAFHAACPFCGTWLTGQQGFVRLIFQGPLD; this is encoded by the exons ATGGTGCTTGAAGGAAGTGCTGAAGCTGTGACTTCTCATTCGCTAACTCTGCGTCGGACCTGTGCCCAGAATGGGCGTTATTACCCTTCGGCGGGGGACAGCCTCCTGTTAACCAAAAAACCAGTGAAGTACGGGGAATTGATTGTTCTGGG GTACAATGGCTCTCTGGCTAACGGGGACAAAGGCCGTCACCGCAGCCGGCTGGCCCTCTACAAGCGACCCAAAGCCAACGGAGTGAAACCCGATGTCATCCATCATATCTCTACGCCACTGATGTCCAAA GCCCTGAGCGACAGAGGTCAACATAGCATCTCGTACACGCTCTCCCGAAGCCATTCGGTCATTGTCGAATATACTCAAGATGGCGAGACGGACATGTTCCAG ATCGGCCGCTCGACGGAGAGCATGATCGATTTTGTGGTGACCGATACCACGCCGGGCACAAACTCATCCGTGGATGGACAGACCGCCCAAAGTACTATATCCCGTTTTGCCTGCCGAGTCATCTGTGAAAGAAACCCTCCGTACACCGCCCGGATTTACGCCGCCGGTTTCGACGCGTCCCGCAACATTTTCCTTGGA GAGAGAGCTGCGAAATGGAGGACACCCGACGGGCTCATGGATGGCTTGACCACGAACGGCGTACTTGTAATGCACCCCAACGGCGGTTTTAGTGAAGACTCCACCCCGGGAGTCTGGCGGGAGATCTCGGTGTGCGGGAACGTCTACGCCCTGCGGGACAGTCGCTCCGCACAGCAGCGGGGAAAGCTG GTGGAAATGGAGTCCAACATCCTGGAGGACGGCTCCCTCATTGACCTCTGCGGGGCCACGCTCCTCTGGCGCACTTCGGAGGGGCTCCTGCGCACCCCAACTTTGCAACAGCTGGAGCTGCTGCGTCAAGAAGTCAACGCTGCCCGGCCCCAGTGCCCGGTGGGCTTCAGCAccctggccttccccagcctggcCCAACGAGGTGTGGTGGAGAAACAGCAGCCTTGGGTCTACATCAACTGTGGCCACGTCCACGGTTTTCACAACTGGGGGTTCCGTAAAGAGAAAGGGGGGCTGGAGCGCGAATGCCCCATGTGTCGACGGCTGGGCCCTTACGTGCCTCTCTGGCTGGGCTGCGAGGCTGGGCTGTATCTGGACGCCGGACGCCCCACCCACGCCTTCTGCCCTTGCGGCCACGTCTGCTCCGCCAAGACTGTCCAGTATTGGTCGCAGATCCCGCTGCCGCACGGCACCCACGCCTTCCACGCCGCCTGCCCCTTCTGCGGCACCTGGCTGACCGGCCAGCAGGGTTTCGTCCGGCTCATTTTCCAGGGACCCCTCGACTGA